The window CGACCGAGAGAAACAATAGCATCAGGTGATAAGCAGTTGTAGGACAAATCCAGAACCTGCGAGGATTAAAATGCACTGTTCGGGTGAACTTAACCACATTCAAAAGaagaaggagagaagaagaagaagaaaaatggcaCACATTTAACTCTTCCTCTGAATGTCAGCATCTCTTTTGCACATTCACAGTTACAAAGCACCGCCGAGTCATCTTACCTCGAGAAGAGGGAAGgcagcagcatcaaacatcaAGTCGCTAACCTCATTTAATGACAGGTTGAGTTCTCTTAGAGACACAAAACTACTGAAAGATCCTGCAGCAAAGACAATGGACAGCCTCTGATATGACTTCATGAAAAAGGCACACACAGCGATGCTAGAATGAAATCTGCAGGATAATGTATACATGCATATTCACCTAGAGAGAGGGAGTTAATAGATGCGTTGATGTAAGCCACGTTATCAAACACCTCGAGTTCTTCTGGTTTGACCTGTGACCCCCAGTATAAAGGAACTAATCACAAATGATTTTAACCAACAGGCTGATAAAGGTAAGTAAAAGTAGGAAAAGGTGGCTCTTACAGAGCTTAGTTTCTGCTCGCTGATGTCCAGAGAACAGAGCTCAGAGGGTCTGTCAACATGATGCAACtggagctgaaaaagaaaataaaaaaatatcactGTTTTTCTAACTTTTGTCAGATAAGCGTTTGTGTGTTGAATTCAAGGTTCATACCAGGAAAGCTCTGTCTAATGTGACTCCATGAGAAGTATCAGCCAGCTCGCTCTCACATTTTTTATAAGCTGCTTTTGTTCTCCTACGTTGATGCCTGTATTTTTGCTCCTCTGCCTCCCTGTAAGCTGCAAGCCAGTGCCCAGCACCTATAAAAGCAAAGATGGATGACTAAAACCACGCCAGCAGGTGTTTTCACACAGGTAAACACTCTTCATTATTGGTTAGTCTCTTCATTCTGGATCTGTCAGTTCTTTTCTCACTGAGCAGTGCATCTGCTCACTAATGCAAATATCTTATGAACCAGTGACATGGCAACAACCCAGTATATTTTGGCTTAGACatgtcaagatgacctgctgaagtttaaactgaggatcagaaaggtgatttaagtggcaTAATTGTTGATtccagatgggctggtctgatTACGGATATGTGGGCATGTATGTTCAAAATTAAACTATGATTTTTGCCAACTATGATTTCTCTCAACTAAACCCTCCATTCATACACCTgtatacagacagacacatacaGTTTAATACAGTGTAGACAGCTCAGTAGACCAAGCACAAATATTATTTAGGGTATGGCCCAAATTCCATTCATAAAAGTGCCCTTTGGTACTGCTTGAACTTCTGGGCCCCTTTTGATAAATAATATTTACTTTGTACTGTACATAGCAGTAGCTcacattacagcatttacaacaTTAGAGTAACCAGCTAACTTGGTTTTGGTGCTGTTCGTTTTCActatatttatttcattaataTAAGCTAGTTACAACCTTGCTTTATTTCAACATACCGTCTCGTCTTCTGTGGTGTGAAGTCCCGGCAGGGAAACAATTTACAGGATAGCTCCGCCCTGCGTCAGCGGTGTAGGACTCTGAAGTCATCCTGACTGCAGCCAAATCCATTTATCACCACACTATGTCAAAAAACTGCTACAATGTGTTTGATCCCGAGCTTCAGTGTAGCTCTCTGTATCTTAGCAACAGCACGTAAGACGAGTACCGCTTCTCccgtccagcagggggcagtaaCATTTCTTTTCTAAGCTAAAGGCGGAAGAGACCGGTGAGTTTAGGTGTTCAAAGATTAACTAAAATGGCAAGATAATACTCCGCCGGGCCAACCTGAGGCATTCAAAGACATTAAAAAAGCACGTTTACAACCAGGAAATGCtttattttgtgtattgtttggCAAATAATTACTCTCGGAAGATTTTAAGCCTGACCTGTGTTTGTTTAAACCGGCTAGTTAGCTAGCTTCTGTGTAGGGCGTCCCTGCGGGGGAAGGCCGTTTTAGAGCGGCGTAGGTAGTGACAGCCATAACTGATATGTAGTCATTATTGCGGTAGTGCTAGTAAGAAAAACACAATCAAATACGAAGGTGGATATATTCATTTGCATAAAGTCGACGTTTAGTTTAGCTGAGAAGCGAACGCGGAAGGGAGCGTAAAAGTCTCTCTCGGTCTCAGGTACGGCTTCGTTTCTGATGAACCAACAGCATCAGTGTCGTGAACATCAGAGGTCTCTGGTTTCGCGTGCGATTATAGACGGTATGATGTTCAGACAAAGATCACGAGTGGGACCTGTGAAGAGCGATCAGTGAAGGTAAGGGCTTTGCTGTGCATGCACGGTGCGAGCTGTTTGTGGCAATGCAGCGGTCTGTGTTTATAGGGAGCTGCTGGAGTGTGAACTCTTCACCGAGTCTGTGCTTTGAAGGTTGTTATAACAAGACTATAAAAGAAGCTGAGGCTCTGTCATGCATTTTAGGATATTTTATTGCTCACAGGAGCTCTGATCCACCATGGGAAACACGTCGTCGAAGGGAGACAGCGGAGAAGAACCTCCTAAAACAACTTTGTTTGAAAGGGAGCCAAGTGGGATAACATACAGAATCCCTGCTCTCGTCTATCTGAGGCACTGTCACACCTTCCTCGCCTTTGCAGAGAAGAGATCCTCACCCTGTGACAATGACGCCAAAATTTTCGTTATGAGGAGAGGCACCCTGAAAGAGGATGGATCCATGCAGGTTACCATTGCCACATGATCACTTTGATTTTCATAGTTGAAGTTAACATGATTTGTTGTCCTCTTTTCAAATGTTGCCTTTGTCATGTTTctgggattttgtttttttttccagtggtcGTCCAGTCAGGAGCTGTCTTCGGTGTGCCTGCCAAACCACCGCACTATGAATCCTTGCCCGGTGTatgaaaaaaacaccaaaacgctctatttgtttttcatctgtgtGTGGGGCACAACCACGGAAGCGAAGCAGATCCTGACAGGTAAGAACAAGACTCGTCTTTGCTACGTCAGCAGCCGAGACGACGGCCAGACTTGGAGCCAAGTGACAGACTTAACTGACAGCGTGATCGGCGAGGCCATTCACAAGTGGGCCACATTCGCCGTGGGCCCCGGCCACGGTGTTCAGCTTGAGAACGGCCGACTGATCATCCCTGCGTACGCCTACTACATTCCTTACAGATGCTGCTCCTTCCCCATCCCTTGCACAGTCTACCCACGTGCACTGTCAGTATATAGCGAGGACTTTGGACAGACGTGGCACATAGGTAAGATGCTGCGGAAGAAGTCGTGCGAATGTGAAATGGCCGAGATCATAGACCACGAGGGCAGGAGCCACCTCTACTGCAATGCTCGTAATGCCGGGGGCCACAGGTGTGAGGCTCTCAGTGAAAACAGCGGCGTCTACTTCGACAAGCCCCACATGGCCCCGGAGCTGGTGGAAACGCGCTACGGATGTCAGGGAAGCATCATCGGCTTTCCCGCGCCGGAATTTGTCCCAAACGACGACGCGGAAAGCAAAGCCTGCGGCACATCGCTCCTGTCACCAGACACGCAAACCTGGCTCCTCTTCATGCACCCGACGAGCAAGTCCAGAAGAAGGGACATGGGTGTGTATTTGAACCGATCCCCCCTGCACTCATCCGGATGGGACAGACCCAGGATCATCCACAGGGGGCCCAGCGGCTACTCGGACCTGGCTTACAACGGGGACAAGGATCAGTTTTCGTGCCTGATGGAGTGCGGGAAAGAGAGTGAACTCGAGCAGATTGCCTTCGTGTCGTTCTCCCTTAATGATGTCATGCAGACAGGCGGCAGGAAAGAAAAGCGTTGAGCGGTCTAACTGTGGTCgcttttatttc of the Maylandia zebra isolate NMK-2024a linkage group LG10, Mzebra_GT3a, whole genome shotgun sequence genome contains:
- the LOC101487017 gene encoding sialidase-3, which codes for MGNTSSKGDSGEEPPKTTLFEREPSGITYRIPALVYLRHCHTFLAFAEKRSSPCDNDAKIFVMRRGTLKEDGSMQWSSSQELSSVCLPNHRTMNPCPVYEKNTKTLYLFFICVWGTTTEAKQILTGKNKTRLCYVSSRDDGQTWSQVTDLTDSVIGEAIHKWATFAVGPGHGVQLENGRLIIPAYAYYIPYRCCSFPIPCTVYPRALSVYSEDFGQTWHIGKMLRKKSCECEMAEIIDHEGRSHLYCNARNAGGHRCEALSENSGVYFDKPHMAPELVETRYGCQGSIIGFPAPEFVPNDDAESKACGTSLLSPDTQTWLLFMHPTSKSRRRDMGVYLNRSPLHSSGWDRPRIIHRGPSGYSDLAYNGDKDQFSCLMECGKESELEQIAFVSFSLNDVMQTGGRKEKR